The Candidatus Zixiibacteriota bacterium region ACGACTGCGCTGCGCCGGCGCCGGAATGGACACCGCGCGTCGAAACGGAACCGGGCCAGACCATCAGGATATTAGAGCCAAGGCTGGCGATCTGCGCTTCCACCGAGACCTGCGCCCCTTTGCCGACCGCCACCATGGCGACCACCGCCCCAACCCCGATGATTATGCCGAGCATGGTCAAAATGGCGCGGGCCTTATGACGCATCAGCGACCAGAAGGCAACTTTGATAATCTCAAAAAATCGCATAATAGAACTTTATCGACGTCCGCCGCCAAAACGAGGCATAAAAGGATTCTGCCCGGTGACCGCGGCATTACCGGCGACAGCGCCTTCCATCCCGACAATCACCTCATCTCCCTCTTTCAGTTCACCTTCAACAATCTCGACATAGCGGGTGCTCTGCAAACCTCTGACAATCGGCACCGCCTTCGGGGTGACGCCATCCAGTATCCACAGACGGGCGCGCGAGGGGTCGCGGCTCTCTGCTTTCATTCCATCCGGGCGGATTCTGGCGACCGGCATAGCCTTGGAGGCAGTATCACCGGTCTTGTCGGCGGCGGCGCGAGTCTCGACCGGCGGGACAAAGCGGAGCGCCTGAAGTGGCGCCCGCAAGACATCATCGCGTCGAGCCACTTCAATGATGACATTGGCCGTCATTCCCGGCATAAGTTTTAATTCGGAATTGGAGACATCAATAATGACATTATAAGTAACTACATTTTGGCTGACCACCGGCGCCAGACGAATCTGGCTGACTTTACCGGTGAATTCTTCTTCCGGATAAGAATCGACCCGGAAAGTGACTTTCTGACCTTCCTTTACATTGCCGATATCGGCTTCATCGATGCTGGCTTCCACCTGCATCCGAGAGAGGTCATTGGCAATGGTGAACAAGGTCGGCGCCGAGAGGCTGGCGGCGACCGTCTGGCCGACATCGACATCCCGCGAGATAACCACGCCATCAATAGGCGACCTGATAGTGGCATAGCGAAGATTGACTTTTGCCCGCTCCAGAGAGGCTTCCGCCTGCTTGAGGCTGGCTTGAGCGGTTTCGAGCGAGGTGATGGCGGCATCAAGTTCCGCCTGTGATATGAGCGATTTTTCGAAGAGCTGTTTGGTTCGCTCGAAGTTGCGGGCGGCTTCATTTACCTGGGCTTGTGCCCGGTCCACATTGGCGCTCTGCTCGCTGACGGTCGCTTGAAGAAAGGTCGGGTCGATTTGCGCCAGAAGTTCCCCTTCACGCACCTGCGAATTATAATCGACATAGATCTTGGATATGGTGCCGGAGACCTGCGAGCCGACCAGCACCGTGGTGACGGCATTGAGAGTGCCGGTGGCGCTGATGCTGACAACAATGTCGCCGCGGTCAACCTTTTCTACGCGGTAGCTGAGCTTGTCGCTCCCGTTGCGACTCCAGAGATAAGCGGCCCCTACAATGACTATAACCAGGGCGCCAATGAATATTAGATTGCGTCTTCGCTTCTGCATTAATCCAATCCTTAGGTATCAGTGCTGCTATTTAGACAATCAAACAGCGTTAAAGTTTAAAACATCGGTACATTTTACACAATTTCCGCCGGTC contains the following coding sequences:
- a CDS encoding efflux RND transporter periplasmic adaptor subunit; the encoded protein is MQKRRRNLIFIGALVIVIVGAAYLWSRNGSDKLSYRVEKVDRGDIVVSISATGTLNAVTTVLVGSQVSGTISKIYVDYNSQVREGELLAQIDPTFLQATVSEQSANVDRAQAQVNEAARNFERTKQLFEKSLISQAELDAAITSLETAQASLKQAEASLERAKVNLRYATIRSPIDGVVISRDVDVGQTVAASLSAPTLFTIANDLSRMQVEASIDEADIGNVKEGQKVTFRVDSYPEEEFTGKVSQIRLAPVVSQNVVTYNVIIDVSNSELKLMPGMTANVIIEVARRDDVLRAPLQALRFVPPVETRAAADKTGDTASKAMPVARIRPDGMKAESRDPSRARLWILDGVTPKAVPIVRGLQSTRYVEIVEGELKEGDEVIVGMEGAVAGNAAVTGQNPFMPRFGGGRR